In one Salvelinus sp. IW2-2015 linkage group LG26, ASM291031v2, whole genome shotgun sequence genomic region, the following are encoded:
- the LOC111952962 gene encoding cleavage and polyadenylation specificity factor subunit 5: MHSFGLTPLKGVSCLFGGTMSVVPPNRPSTGWPRRGLNQFENKYISPPSKPLTLERTINLYPLTNYTFGTKEPLYEKDSSVAARFQRMREGFEKIGMRRAVEGVLIVHEHRLPHVLLLQLGTTFFKLPGGELNAGEDEVEGLKRLMTEILGRQDGVKQDWVIDDSIGNWWRPNFEPPQYPYIPAHITKPKEHKKLFLVQLQEKALFAVPKNYKLVAAPLFELYDNAPGYGPIISSLPQLLSRFNFIYN, encoded by the exons GTGTATCCTGCTTATTTGGTGGAACGATGTCGGTTGTACCTCCCAACCGACCTTCAACTGGTTGGCCACGCCGTGGACTGAACCAGTTCGAAAACAAATACATCAGCCCGCCTTCCAAACCTCTCACGCTGGAGAGAACCATCAACTT ATATCCCCTCACGAATTACACGTTTGGTACAAAGGAACCTCTCTACGAGAAGGATAGCTCGGTGGCGGCTCGGTTCCAGAGGATGCGCGAGGGGTTCGAAAAAATAGGCATGAGGCGGGCAGTGGAGGGTGTTCTGATCGTACACGAACACAGGCTACCACACGTTCTACTGCTGCAGTTGGGGACAACCTTTTTCAAACT TCCTGGTGGAGAATTGAATGCAGGGGAGGACGAAGTGGAAGGACTGAAGCGATTGATGACAGAG ATCCTGGGGCGGCAGGATGGAGTGAAGCAGGACTGGGTGATCGATGACTCTATTGGAAACTGGTGGAGACCCAACTTTGAGCCCCCACAG TACCCCTACATCCCAGCACACATTACCAAACCCAAAGAGCACAAGAAGCTCTTCTTGGTTCAGTTGCAGGAAAAAG CACTGTTTGCAGTGCCCAAGAACTATAAGCTGGTGGCTGCCCCTCTGTTTGAGCTGTATGACAATGCCCCAGGCTACGGGCCAATCATATCCAGTCTCCCACAACTGCTGAGTAG GTTCAACTTCATATACAATTAA